One genomic window of Hymenobacter sp. J193 includes the following:
- the trpD gene encoding anthranilate phosphoribosyltransferase translates to MKHLLNQLFEQQLLTHAEAREAMLRIGQGEANASEMAAFMTVYRMRPISVPELAGFREALLSLSRDPELGTRDTVDIVGTGGDGKDTLNISTLACFVVAGAGYKVTKHGNIGVSSVCGSSDVLAQLGVEFTSGNDVLKRQLEQANICFLHAPSFHPAMRHAGPIRRELGVRTFFNILGPLVNPGRPRYQVAGTFSLELLRLYHYLLQQTDVRYAVVHALDGYDELSLTATAKLATPAGEQLVTAADFGLTTTLPAELAGGSTAAESARLFVQVLEGQGTRAQRDVVTVNAALAIGCLEPQLSFAEAVAKAQESLDSGRARQALKKLLAAG, encoded by the coding sequence GTGAAACACCTTCTCAACCAGTTATTTGAGCAGCAGCTGCTCACGCACGCCGAGGCACGCGAGGCCATGCTGCGCATCGGGCAGGGCGAAGCCAATGCCTCGGAAATGGCGGCTTTCATGACCGTGTACCGGATGCGCCCCATTTCGGTGCCCGAGCTGGCCGGCTTCCGCGAAGCCCTGCTGAGCTTGAGCCGCGACCCGGAGCTGGGCACCCGCGACACCGTCGACATTGTAGGCACCGGCGGCGACGGCAAGGACACGCTTAACATCAGCACGCTGGCCTGCTTTGTGGTGGCCGGAGCCGGGTATAAGGTCACCAAGCACGGCAACATTGGGGTGTCGTCAGTTTGCGGCTCGTCGGATGTGCTGGCGCAGCTGGGCGTGGAGTTTACTTCGGGCAACGACGTGCTGAAGCGGCAGCTGGAGCAGGCCAACATCTGCTTTCTGCACGCGCCCTCGTTTCATCCGGCCATGCGCCACGCCGGCCCTATCCGGCGGGAGCTGGGCGTGCGCACGTTTTTCAACATCCTCGGGCCCCTCGTAAACCCGGGCCGGCCGCGCTACCAGGTAGCCGGTACGTTCAGCCTGGAGCTGCTACGTCTATACCATTATCTGCTGCAGCAAACCGATGTGCGCTACGCCGTGGTTCACGCCCTGGATGGCTACGACGAGCTTTCCCTGACGGCCACCGCCAAGCTGGCTACCCCCGCCGGCGAGCAGCTCGTTACGGCGGCCGACTTTGGCCTGACCACGACCCTGCCCGCCGAGCTGGCCGGGGGAAGTACGGCCGCCGAATCGGCGCGGCTGTTTGTGCAGGTGCTGGAAGGTCAGGGCACCCGCGCCCAGCGCGACGTAGTAACGGTTAACGCGGCTCTGGCCATTGGCTGCCTGGAGCCGCAGCTCAGCTTCGCCGAAGCTGTGGCGAAAGCGCAGGAGTCCCTGGATTCAGGCCGGGCGCGGCAGGCACTTAAGAAGCTGCTAGCTGCCGGCTGA
- the trpC gene encoding indole-3-glycerol phosphate synthase TrpC yields the protein MTILDKIIQHKRREVADRQSLVPVKLLEKSLYMQAQPLSLRRYLQRDDLSGIIAEFKRKSPSKGFINPHAPVERTTLGYMQAGASALSVLTDTEFFGGKNEDLTTARRYNFCPILRKDFVVDEYQVLEAKSIGADAVLLIAAVLSGEEVLRLGRLAKSLGLEVLLEIHNAEELEKTLHPDAVSLVGVNNRNLHDFSVSLDISGELARRIPAEFVKVTESGLSSAAEIEALRAVGYQGFLIGETFMRHSRPEKACAALVQQLRHTEAVTLL from the coding sequence ATGACCATTCTCGATAAAATCATTCAGCACAAGCGCCGGGAAGTGGCCGACCGCCAGAGCCTGGTGCCGGTGAAGCTGCTCGAAAAAAGCCTCTACATGCAGGCCCAGCCCCTAAGCTTGCGCCGCTACCTGCAGCGCGACGACCTGAGCGGCATCATTGCCGAGTTCAAGCGCAAGTCGCCGAGCAAAGGCTTCATCAACCCACACGCGCCGGTGGAGCGCACCACGCTGGGCTACATGCAGGCCGGCGCCTCGGCGCTGTCGGTACTGACAGATACGGAGTTTTTCGGGGGTAAAAACGAGGACCTGACCACGGCCCGCCGCTACAATTTCTGCCCGATTCTGCGCAAGGATTTTGTGGTAGATGAGTACCAGGTGCTGGAAGCCAAAAGCATCGGAGCCGACGCTGTACTGCTGATTGCGGCCGTGCTGTCGGGTGAAGAGGTGCTGCGCCTGGGCCGGCTGGCCAAAAGCCTGGGTCTGGAAGTGCTGCTCGAAATCCACAACGCCGAGGAGCTCGAAAAAACGCTGCATCCCGACGCCGTGAGTCTGGTGGGCGTAAATAACCGCAACCTGCACGACTTCTCCGTGAGCCTCGACATCTCGGGTGAGCTGGCCCGGCGCATTCCCGCTGAGTTCGTGAAAGTGACGGAAAGCGGGTTGTCGTCGGCAGCTGAGATTGAGGCTTTGCGCGCCGTGGGCTACCAGGGCTTCCTCATCGGCGAAACCTTCATGCGCCACTCGCGCCCCGAAAAAGCCTGCGCCGCCCTGGTGCAGCAGCTCCGCCACACCGAAGCCGTAACGCTCCTCTAA
- a CDS encoding phosphoribosylanthranilate isomerase: MQPALKVCGMARPDNLRAVAALRPDFLGLIFYPRSKRYAAPTLSAAEVATLPTGIQKVGVFVDEEAEVILARVREYDLNLVQLHGAEPPEVCAALQRAGVAVIKAFAVGEAFDFASLRPYVGSVDYFLFDAAGPQPGGNGTAFNWQQLQRYDLPVPYFLAGGIGPEHAAELRNLRLPGLFALDLNSKFEAAPGVKDAKQLRRFFDDVRIR; this comes from the coding sequence ATGCAGCCAGCCCTGAAAGTATGCGGCATGGCCCGGCCCGACAACCTGCGGGCCGTGGCCGCCCTGCGCCCCGACTTTCTGGGCCTCATCTTCTACCCGCGCTCCAAGCGGTACGCCGCGCCCACGCTGTCCGCTGCCGAAGTTGCCACGCTGCCCACCGGAATTCAGAAAGTTGGCGTGTTCGTGGACGAAGAAGCGGAGGTAATACTGGCGCGAGTACGCGAATACGACCTGAATCTGGTGCAGCTTCACGGCGCCGAGCCGCCCGAAGTCTGTGCCGCGCTGCAACGGGCAGGCGTGGCGGTTATCAAGGCATTTGCAGTGGGCGAGGCGTTTGACTTCGCCAGCCTGCGGCCGTACGTGGGCAGCGTGGATTACTTTCTCTTTGATGCGGCCGGTCCGCAGCCCGGCGGCAACGGCACCGCCTTCAACTGGCAGCAGCTCCAGCGCTACGACCTGCCGGTGCCGTACTTTCTGGCGGGCGGTATCGGGCCGGAACACGCAGCCGAACTGCGAAACCTACGCCTGCCCGGCCTGTTTGCGCTGGACCTAAACAGCAAATTCGAAGCCGCGCCGGGTGTGAAGGATGCCAAACAGCTGCGGCGGTTTTTTGATGATGTACGAATCAGATGA
- the trpB gene encoding tryptophan synthase subunit beta codes for MTPTYQQPTERGYYGQFGGAFIPEMLYPNVEELRQQYLNILADPSFQQDYQLLLRDYVGRPTPLFEAKRLSAKYNTRVFLKREDLCHTGAHKVNNTVGQILLARRLGKTRIIAETGAGQHGVATATVCALMGMQCIVYMGEIDMERQKPNVYRMRLLGAEVRAAMSGSRTLKDATNEAIRDWISNPVDTHYIIGSVVGPHPYPDLVARLQSVISEEMRKQLLEKTGSELPQYVVACVGGGSNAAGAFYHFLEEPTVQLVAVEAAGHGIHSGHSAATSVLGKPGIIHGSRTLLMQDEDGQITEPYSLSAGLDYPGIGPLHAFLADSGRARFISIEDEEALRAVAELSRLEGIIPALETAHALAALSQLGAGPDDVVVVNLSGRGDKDLETYIKYADSIM; via the coding sequence ATGACACCAACCTACCAACAACCCACGGAACGCGGCTACTACGGCCAGTTCGGGGGCGCCTTTATTCCCGAAATGCTCTACCCCAACGTGGAGGAGCTGCGCCAGCAATACCTCAATATTCTGGCCGACCCCAGCTTTCAGCAGGATTACCAGTTGCTGCTGCGCGACTACGTAGGCCGGCCCACCCCGCTGTTTGAGGCCAAACGGCTGTCGGCCAAGTACAACACGCGAGTATTCCTCAAGCGCGAAGACCTCTGCCACACCGGCGCCCACAAGGTAAACAACACCGTGGGGCAGATTCTGCTGGCCCGGCGCCTGGGCAAAACACGCATTATTGCCGAAACCGGCGCCGGCCAGCACGGCGTCGCTACGGCCACAGTTTGCGCCCTTATGGGGATGCAGTGCATCGTGTATATGGGCGAAATTGACATGGAGCGGCAAAAGCCCAACGTGTACCGCATGCGTCTACTAGGCGCCGAGGTGCGGGCGGCCATGAGCGGCAGCCGCACCCTTAAAGACGCCACCAACGAAGCCATCCGCGACTGGATCAGCAACCCCGTCGATACGCACTATATCATCGGCTCGGTAGTGGGCCCGCACCCGTACCCCGATCTGGTGGCCCGGCTGCAGTCCGTCATCAGCGAGGAAATGCGCAAGCAGCTGCTCGAAAAAACCGGCTCTGAGCTGCCCCAGTACGTGGTGGCCTGCGTGGGCGGCGGCTCCAACGCGGCCGGTGCGTTCTACCATTTTCTGGAAGAGCCCACTGTACAGCTGGTAGCGGTGGAAGCCGCCGGGCACGGCATTCACTCGGGGCACTCGGCGGCTACGTCGGTGCTGGGCAAGCCGGGCATCATCCACGGCTCCCGCACCTTGCTCATGCAGGACGAAGACGGCCAGATTACCGAGCCGTATTCTTTGTCGGCCGGGCTGGATTATCCCGGAATCGGCCCGCTACATGCGTTTCTGGCCGATTCCGGCCGGGCGCGCTTTATTAGCATCGAAGACGAAGAAGCCCTGCGCGCGGTGGCCGAGCTAAGCCGACTGGAAGGCATCATCCCGGCCCTCGAAACGGCCCACGCTCTGGCCGCACTAAGCCAGCTGGGCGCCGGCCCCGACGATGTAGTGGTAGTGAACCTGTCGGGCCGGGGAGATAAGGACCTGGAAACCTACATCAAGTACGCCGACTCCATTATGTAA
- the trpA gene encoding tryptophan synthase subunit alpha — protein sequence MTNRIKDAFDNKQKNLLNVYFTAGYPSLHDTVPILNALSAAGADLIEIGMPFSDPLADGPVIQQSSTVALQNGMNLRVLFRQLAGIREQVPDTPILLMGYLNPVLQFGVENFCREAAAVGADGIILPDLPLDDYVAEYQPIFQQYNLRPVFLITPQTAPARIRRIDELTDSFLYLVSGPGTTGGANTQAEGVQEAYFQRIEAMQLRNPRLIGFGIGDKASFQHACQYAEGAIIGSAFIRALEGVADAPAAAARFVASILP from the coding sequence ATGACCAACCGAATCAAAGACGCCTTCGACAATAAGCAGAAAAACCTGCTCAACGTGTACTTCACGGCCGGCTACCCGAGCCTGCACGACACCGTTCCCATCCTCAACGCCCTCAGCGCGGCCGGGGCCGACCTTATCGAAATTGGGATGCCGTTTTCGGACCCGCTGGCCGATGGCCCCGTGATTCAGCAAAGCAGCACCGTAGCCCTGCAGAACGGTATGAACCTGCGCGTGCTGTTCCGGCAGCTGGCCGGCATCCGGGAGCAGGTGCCCGATACGCCTATTCTGCTGATGGGCTACCTGAATCCGGTGCTGCAGTTTGGGGTGGAAAACTTCTGCCGCGAAGCCGCCGCCGTGGGCGCCGACGGAATCATCCTGCCTGACTTGCCGCTGGATGATTACGTGGCCGAGTACCAGCCCATTTTTCAGCAGTACAACCTGCGCCCAGTGTTCCTCATTACCCCGCAAACCGCGCCGGCCCGCATCCGCCGCATCGACGAGTTGACGGACTCATTTCTCTACCTCGTGTCGGGCCCCGGCACTACGGGCGGCGCCAATACCCAGGCCGAAGGCGTGCAGGAAGCCTATTTTCAGCGCATCGAGGCCATGCAGCTGCGCAATCCGCGCCTCATTGGTTTTGGTATCGGAGATAAAGCTTCGTTCCAGCACGCTTGTCAGTACGCCGAGGGCGCCATCATCGGCTCGGCCTTTATCCGGGCCCTCGAAGGCGTGGCAGATGCCCCGGCCGCGGCTGCTCGATTCGTAGCATCCATCCTCCCTTAA
- the aroF gene encoding 3-deoxy-7-phosphoheptulonate synthase, which translates to MIIQLEPTINASAQADIEAHLTAHKYKVTNVKTQRAHYLVAIGKADLDLRAVGQLPGIMDIHRVSDEYKLVSRKWRVRPTVLDLGDGVRIGEGSLTLAAGPCSIESEAQMERIMQHLVDNDVRIMRGGVFKPRSSPYSFRGLGMEGLKLFHQMARQRGIKIVTEVMQVSQVEEMHDYVDVFQVGARNTQNFNLLDALGGVDKPVLIKRGISGTLEELLSSAEYVFSGGNEKLILCERGIRTFETASRNTLDLNAVPILKEKTHLPVIVDPSHGIGIRDYVPTMALAGVMAGADGIIYEAHEKPEEAASDGAQTLNFQESERLIRNLRRVYALREELE; encoded by the coding sequence ATGATCATTCAGCTTGAACCCACTATAAATGCCAGCGCCCAGGCCGATATCGAAGCGCACCTCACCGCTCACAAATACAAAGTTACCAATGTAAAAACCCAGCGGGCGCACTACCTCGTGGCCATCGGTAAGGCCGACCTTGATCTGCGGGCCGTTGGCCAGCTGCCGGGTATTATGGACATTCATCGGGTGTCGGATGAGTACAAGCTGGTGAGCCGCAAATGGCGCGTGCGCCCCACCGTGCTCGACCTCGGCGACGGAGTACGAATTGGGGAGGGCAGCCTCACGCTGGCGGCCGGACCGTGCAGCATCGAGAGCGAAGCCCAAATGGAGCGCATCATGCAGCACTTGGTGGACAACGACGTGCGCATCATGCGGGGCGGCGTGTTCAAGCCCCGGTCTTCGCCCTACTCCTTCCGGGGGCTGGGCATGGAAGGCCTGAAGCTGTTCCACCAGATGGCCCGGCAGCGCGGCATTAAAATCGTAACGGAGGTGATGCAGGTGTCGCAGGTGGAGGAAATGCACGACTACGTGGACGTATTCCAGGTGGGCGCCCGCAATACCCAGAACTTCAACCTGCTCGACGCGCTGGGCGGCGTGGACAAGCCCGTGCTCATCAAGCGCGGTATTTCAGGCACGCTGGAGGAACTGCTGTCGTCGGCCGAGTACGTGTTTTCGGGGGGCAACGAAAAGCTGATTCTCTGTGAGCGGGGCATCCGCACCTTTGAAACGGCCTCGCGCAATACGCTCGACCTGAACGCGGTGCCCATCCTGAAGGAGAAAACGCACCTGCCCGTCATCGTCGACCCCTCACATGGCATCGGCATCCGCGACTACGTGCCCACGATGGCCCTGGCCGGCGTCATGGCCGGGGCCGATGGCATCATCTACGAAGCCCACGAAAAGCCCGAAGAAGCCGCCTCCGATGGCGCTCAGACGTTGAACTTTCAAGAGTCCGAACGCCTGATCCGCAACCTGCGACGGGTGTATGCCCTACGGGAAGAGTTGGAATAG